In Oryza brachyantha chromosome 1, ObraRS2, whole genome shotgun sequence, the following are encoded in one genomic region:
- the LOC102710923 gene encoding protein CROWDED NUCLEI 4 — protein MASPRSAGGVGGGGGGGGGAAAGDEAIWSKLREAGFDEESLKRRDKAALIAYISRLESEVYQYQHNLGLVLMERKELTSKYEQLRAASETAEIMHKRERAAQQSALAEARKRDENLKKSLGIQKECVANLEKALHDIRGETAELKVSYESKLAEALQLMESAHKKFDEAEEKLLVAKSLEAESVQSRNAALRSLLDIDDREDQLRRDRISCELENEAKEKEISLQRKSLDDMKKILHEKEEVLLKEQALLGQRDENILERLAYVTHSEKRVEEESNILEAERKVLLEEKNKLDLKIEAIFSREEALIQKESLLDKRESELLILQETIACKERVEIERLNQEQEIALERRKQEFESEMANKQMSFDTEMEAKRRALDEREQALSEQESAVAERFKSVDLQLAELTSKENTLAGKSDELKEEEEKLFLHREAIHNELQKEREEIQKMKSDLEKEKVFFEEGKREAIQAQQDLAITQADRDELLTLQMKLKEEIDNLRVQKRELMADADRLQAEKERFEIEWELIDEKNEELQKEAIRIAEERRAITEYLKNESDIIKQEKDNLRALFKNNSETLSREHKEFMSKMQQEHASWLSKIQQEREDLKRDIDIQRMELLNSAKARQMEIDSHLREREEEFEQKKAKELEQINSQKEMINTKLEHVAIELQKLEDERKEATLERERREQELSEIKSTIEALNNQREKLQEQRKLLHSDREAITEQIQQLNVLEELKIDSENKQLSLIEYNKSKLGSNIKVIDFAQDSSQKHHSSQKQLVGRKLELSPAVSTPISWVRKCAQVIFKRSPEKSAACVEFDQLGNGAGELAHAINSAKVGQKRLNHLVSCDQTEVLEPKRKHRRSTIQKVNGGEITSNCPSALEEKFSKNEHDEAPLGLSGTCKEYGDKGPENLTTPGDPASSDDAPYVNGIVDNSDSVEDEEPSVDATVSATEPSIVDGPEDNDDSDDEEEEEEKTSSAKKLWRFLIT, from the exons ATGGCGAGCCCGCGGTCGGCCGGTGgggtcggaggaggaggaggtggtggtggcggcgccgccgccggggatgAGGCGATCTGGAGTAAGCTCCGGGAGGCCGGGTTCGACGAGGAGTCCCTCAAGCGCCGCGACAAGGCGGCGCTCATTGCCTACATCTCCAGGCTCGAGTCCGAG GTTTATCAATACCAGCACAATCTTGGCCTTGTTTTGATGGAGCGCAAGGAACTGACATCCAAGTATGAGCAACTGAGAGCTGCTTCAGAGACTGCTGAGATTATGCACAAGCGTGAACGTGCGGCCCAGCAGTCAGCTTTAGCTGAAGCAAGGAAGCGGGATGAAAACCTAAAAAAGAGTTTGGGCATTCAGAAGGAATGTGTTGCTAAT CTTGAAAAGGCACTGCATGATATTCGTGGGGAAACAGCTGAATTGAAAGTTTCATATGAATCGAAATTGGCTGAAGCTCTTCAATTGATGGAGAgtgcacataaaaaatttgatgagGCAGAAGAGAAGCTTCTTGTAGCAAAGTCTCTGGAGGCGGAATCCGTACAGTCTCGTAATGCAGCGCTAAGAAGTTTACTTGACATTGATGATCGTGAAGATCAGCTTAGAAGAGATCGCATTTCTTGTGAACTTGA GAATGAAGCCAAAGAGAAGGAAATTAGCCTCCAGAGGAAATCGTTGGATGATATGAAGAAGATTTTGCATGAAAAGGAGGAAGTATTACTGAAAGAACAAGCCCTACTCGGTCAGAGAGATGAGAACATCCTTGAGAGATTAGCTTACGTTACTCACTCAGAGAAAAGGGTGGAAGAGGAAAGTAATATTCTTGAAGCTGAACGGAAGGTTTTGTTagaggagaaaaataaattggacCTGAAAATAGAGGCGATTTTTTCAAGGGAGGAA GCTCTGATTCAGAAGGAATCCCTGCTCGACAAAAGGGAGAGTGAATTATTGATTTTGCAAGAAACAATTGCATGTAAAGAACGG GTTGAGATTGAAAGGTTGAACCAGGAACAAGAAATAGCCTTGGAGAGGAGAAAGCAAGAATTTGAATCTGAGATGGCAAATAAACAAATGTCTTTTGACACAGAAATGGAGGCAAAAAGAAGAGCGCTGGATGAGAGAGAACAAGCTCTCAGTGAGCAGGAGTCTGCAGTTGCAGAAAGATTCAAGAGTGTTGATCTTCAGCTTGCGGAGTTAACAAGCAAGGAAAATACGTTGGCAGGGAAATCAGATGAGTtgaaagaggaagaggaaaagCTCTTTCTACATAGAGAGGCTATACATAATGAACTTCAAAAAGAAAGGGAAGAAATACAGAAGATGAAATCAGATttggagaaagaaaaggtTTTCTTTGAAGAGGGGAAACGGGAAGCAATTCAAGCCCAACAAGATCTAGCAATCACACAAGCAGATAGAGATGAGTTGCTTACTCTGCAGATGAAACTTAAAGAAGAAATTGACAACCTCAGAGTCCAAAAAAGGGAACTCATGGCTGATGCTGATAGGCTGCaagcagaaaaagaaaggtTTGAGATTGAATGGGAACTGATTGATGAAAAGAATGAGGAGCTACAAAAGGAAGCAATCAGAATTGCTGAAGAACGAAGAGCAATAACCGAGTATCTCAAGAATGAATCTGATATCATCAAACAGGAGAAGGATAATCTGCGTGCTCTGTTCAAAAATAATTCAGAAACACTCTCTCGTGAACATAAAGAGTTCATGAGTAAGATGCAGCAAGAGCATGCGAGTTGGTTGAGTAAGATTCAACAAGAAAGGGAAGATCTTAAGAGAGACATCGATATCCAGAGGATGGAATTGCTGAATTCTGCCAAGGCAAGGCAGATGGAAATAGATTCTCATTTGAGGGAAAGGGAGGAAGAGTTTGAGCAGAAAAAGGCCAAGGAACTTGAGCAAATCAATTCACAGAAGGAGATGATCAACACAAAATTGGAGCATGTTGCAATTGAATTACAAAAACTTGAGGATGAGAGGAAAGAAGCTACTTTGgagcgggagaggagggagcaaGAGCTGTCTGAGATAAAAAGCACTATTGAAGCCCTAAATAATCAACGAGAGAAGCTGCAAGAGCAAAGAAAATTGTTACATTCAGATCGAGAAGCAATTACAGAGCAAATTCAACAACTTAACGTGTTGgaagaattgaaaattgattcTGAGAATAAGCAACTATCTTTGATTGAATATAACAAGTCAAAGCTTGGTAGCAACATAAAGGTGATAGACTTTGCTCAGGATTCTTCACAAAAGCACCATTCTTCACAAAAGCAGCTTGTTGGAAGAAAACTAGAGTTGTCACCAGCAGTATCAACACCGATTTCTTGGGTTCGTAAATGTGCTCAGGTGATATTCAAACGATCTCCTGAGAAGAGTGCTGCTTGTGTTGAATTTGATCAGTTAGGAAATGGTGCTGGAGAGCTAGCTCATGCTATTAACAGCGCAAAAGTTGGCCAAAAGAGGCTTAATCATTTGGTTTCTTGTGATCAAACTGAAGTTTTAGAGCCAAAACGAAAGCACCGAAGGAGCACTATACAGAAAGTTAATGGAGGGGAGATCACTTCCAActg TCCATCAGCCCTGGAAGAGAAGTTCTCGAAGAATGAACATGATGAAGCCCCACTTGGTTTATCGGGCACCTGCAAGGAATATGGCGATAAAGGGCCAGAGAACCTTACAACACCAGGAGACCCAGCTTCATCTGATGACGCTCCTTACGTGAATGGGATAGTGGATAATTCCGATTCTGTTGAGGATGAGGAACCTTCGGTGGACGCTACAGTG TCTGCAACTGAACCATCTATTGTAGATGGGCCTGAGGACAACGATGACTCTGACgatgaagaggaagaggaagagaaaacATCGTCAGCGAAGAAGCTGTGGCGTTTCCTAATAACTTGA